The genomic window AACGTGTCGCCGGATTTTCAGCGTTTGTGTCATTAAGCCATTTTCCATCGAAAACGGCTCTAGAATCAGTCTAAACGGCCCTACACGGTCATCTGGGCGATAACCCGGACGGTTCTGCACTTCCCGATTCAATTCTTGCCGGAATAAATCCTGGATCATTTTACTCTCCAGGGTGATGGTTTTACTGGATGAAGAGGTTAAATTATCATCCTGTGTCACTAAGGTAAGATTTTGACCCTCAGCCCATTTTTCCAAGGCTTCCAAGTTGGGGACGATCAAAGCACCGATACAGCGTTGGTCTTGTCCAACTAGCATAATCTGGTCAATGTAGGGCGATCGCAAGCAAGCATCCTCGATGGGTTGCGGCTCGATATTTTCCCCATTGGTCAAGACAATCGTATCTTTTGCCCTGCCCGTCAGCACTAGGTCATTATATGGTGTTATCCAGCCTAAGTCACCGCTATCAAACCAACCTTCAGCATCAATGACTTTGGCTGTGGCTTCAGGATTTTGGTAATAACCTTGCATGATTTGCGGCCCTCGCAACAACACCAAACCTCGTTGTCCATCTGCTAAAGGTCTGCGAGTTTCAGGGTCTACAATTTTAACTTCTGTACCGGGAATTGGTTGTCCGGATGAACCGCGCAAATTGTGCCAAGGACGGCGGGCGTTGGTAACGGGGGAGGTTTCTGTTAAACCGTAACCTTGTAAAATTTCTACACCAACAATTTCAAAAAAGTTATCTATATGTCGGGGTAATGCACCGCCACCGCTAATGACGTGCTTAATGCGTCCTCCCGTAGCTTCCCTGACTTTGGCGTAAACTAAACGTTCTCCTAGGGCGTGGAGGGGGAATAACGCCGATGCTAATATTTTCGCGCCTAAACGTCCCACAGATGAGACATGGAAGTGATCTAAACTTAACCTTTGAGCAACTCTCTTGGCTTTGATATATCTCTCACTTGCACCTAGTAAAGAATAGATGAGGCGTTGCTTTTTGGCTGGTTGTTCACGGAACTGCTTCTGCACACCTTCATGAATGGATTCCCACAGTCGGGGAACAGCAATCATGTAATGGGGTTTAAATTCTTTTAAATCTTTTTTAACGGAACGCAAATTAGTATAAACTTGCGTACAACCTTGAGAAAGCAAGAAATATTCACCACTACGTTCGTAGCTGTGCCAAGTCGGCAGAATACTCAAGGCTATATCCCCTGGTTGGGGTTGTACTACTGTGCCTATGGTTTTGACTTGGTGTAACAAGTTACCATGAGAAAGCATAACTCCCTTGGGTTTACCTGTAGTCCCAGAAGTGTAAATTAAGGTGGCGAGGTTTTCTGAGGTTTGCTTGACTTTCACTAGGGTATGGTTAGCACCAAGTTCGATTAATTGAGGAAAGTTCAATATCTTAATAGTTTCCTCGGCTGGTGGTGTTTCGTCGGAAAGTAAGATAATGAACTCAATTGGTAAATCGTTAAGGCGATCGCGGAGTCTCTGGAGTGTCTTTAAATCTTCGATGACTAAAGCTTTACTACCACTATGCGCCACGATATACAGCAGTTCTTCCCGTTCAGCTTGGGAACTCCGCACTGCGTCTACTCCGCCGGCGGTAATTATGCCTTGATCGGCGATGAACCAACGTGGACTATTATCTGCAATCAAGGAAAGGCGATCGCCTAATTGCACCCCCAAGACTTGTAACCCAGCCGCGAATTGCTGAATTTTTTCTGCTAACTGGCTATAAGTAATTTTTACCTCTGGTTTAGCATGGGGGTTATGCAGAGCAACAATGTTACCAAATTTTTGCGCTGCCAAAGGCCAAATTTCTGGCAGTGATTCTACATTGGTGTAATCTACCAAACGCTGTATTGATAGACTTTCTTGCTTGCTGATATTGGCTAAAAGAGAAGACCCTGGTTGGATGCTTACCATTACATATCACCTCAAATTCAAAATTGGCTCTGTCTAAATTGATTCTGCTATTACGCTACAATATCGCTTCTCTCTATCTACATCACTCACGGTGTAGTCAGTTTCGTAACCTTAACATTTGAGATTCAAGTTAATTCTGGATCATTCTCTTAGTCATTAAACCCCTGCGGAGACAAAGTATAGCTTTGGCGGGGTGGGGTTATTCGTGTTGAATAAGTAATCAAGCGGACATGACAGGATATAACTCTATGCTAAAGTTAATTTATATAAACCAAAATCTATGGTTTTTAGGTAGGAATTCAGAACACAGAAGTCAGAACTGATAATTTATCAGCGTTTGGTATCGTTGATAAATTCATTGAGTGGAATAATTTCCCGATTTTGGTAATACGTCTGACTCTTGAATTCTGACTGCTAAATCCAATTTGCAACTATCAATAGCGACCACCTAATTATTACATGGGGGTGATTACCTATAGAGTTACTAGACGCTTGCCTGCTAACACTGATCAATGTTTTAGCCTGTTTGGCATTACCCAAACTTTTATCATTGATTCTCTCCCCGCCTAAAAGCAAACATAATCACAGATTACCCCAGGTGGCAAAATTGCAGCAAACAGGTAGGGGAATTACCAGCTTTCCATACTGCACCACTTACGCTTTAACTGGTAGTGAGTTTTGTAAATTCAGTCCACACTTCTGTGACAAATGTTCTCCGAATTGATAGAGTATTTCAGGTTCTAATATCTGCACAATTAAGACCGAATTTGTACTGTTATTAGTTCGGGAGATTTTTGATTTATAGTCTATGTTTTAACCTTGCGAAAACTTCAAATTTAGACTGTTATAGTCAGTTTGAATAAAGTTTTTTCGCAAGGGATTTTTAATTTTATATATAAATTGATTATACAGATAAGATATATTTTAGTTTTATGTTCAGGACTTCCGCAAGTGTCACAATCGATGGTTGGTGCGTGACGCTATAAGTCTCATGACTACGTTCAAATACTTTTGCCGCGTCACACACCCTACGACGTGAAAAATATGCCAGTTGCGTAAGTCCTAATGTTTTGAGAAATAGATATGAACATAGTTCTGCTTAACAAAAATATACATAGACCAAACTTATGGATAGCAGAAGAAAATCAAAATATGTGATTAATGATGCAATTCGCAATTCACACTAATATAAGGATTGAATCACAAATTTTAAAACAGGGGTAAATTCTATGAGTTTGATTGATGGTATCCTCTTGACTCTGGTAAATACTGCTGTCTGTCTGGTGCTACCAAAGTTGCTATCTGTCATTTTGGCTACACAAACTAAGAATATTGTATCAGCACAGCCTGTGATGGAATCACAAGATGCCAGTGCTAATATTCCTAGTTATGTAGATGTAGTTTCTTGATCAAAGCAGCAAGCTATCGGCTGCGCCCCACCGGGGGCGATGGCACAGAAAAATTAACAAACACAAATAGTTGAAAAAAGCTACAAATTTAATAAAAAGCAAACTTTAATTAATGCGATCGCTAATCAGCTATCCTTCTTAAAGACTGTCACCTGTCCCCTATCCCCTATCCCCTATACCCTTCAATTACTTCCGATTTTGTCGCCGCCACTTTTCTCTAACTAGGCGAATCTCATTAAAAGTATAACTTTCGCCCAATTGTTCTTTAATTGGTGTCAAAGCAAGATCACCCAGCACTTCTAAAACTTGCCAAATTTTTTGCTGATGTTCTAGAGGGACTAATTGATTTAAATCCACTGGCTGATTTTTCTCAATGAGTTTTTCTAAATGACTAGCAATAGTAGATGGACTCAGATTGCGTTTTTGAGCAATTTGAGCAATATTTAAACCTTGTTGATGTAACTGTAATGTTTGTAATTCACTACCAGAGACTGAACTGGATGAAGATGTAGAATTTACAGGTTGAGTTGTCGGGTTTTGTTCTTGACGGTAGGCGCGAATTTCCGTGAGGAATGTTTCCCCATACTGAGCTAGTTTGTGACTACCGACACCCGACAGTTTACCGAATTCAGTCATGTTTTTCGGCTGTACCTGCGCCATCAATTTTAAAGTCGAATCATGAAAAACCACATAAGGCGGTACAGACTGTTCATCAGCTAATTGTTTACGCAGCGATCGCAGTCTATGCAATAATGCTTCTGCGACTTCTGCCTTGGGATTCTCTTTGACTACACTAAGCTTCTGCACCAAAGGAACAGATAGCATAACTTGGCGTTGTCGCCGCATGACTTCCCAACTTAAAGCATTTAATTTCAGTACAGAATAGCCGTCGCTAGTTTGTTCTAATAAACCTTGATGTAAAAGCGATCGCCCCAACATTCGCCATTCATCTACAGTTCTATCTTTACCAATACCGTAGGTAGAAAGTTTATCATGTTCGTATTGAAGAATCTTATCTTTTTTTGCCCCCCGCAAGACATCAATAACGTGTAACATCCCAAATCTTTCTTTACAACGCGCCACACAAGATAAAAACTTCATGGCTTCAATTGTCCAATCTTCTAAAGGTTTAGGATGGCGGCAATTATCACAATTACCACAATTACCAGCAAAGCGTTCCCCAAAATAACCCAGTTGAATTGTGCGGCGGCAATCTGTCCCCTCAGCATAATCTATCATCTGCCGGAGTTGTTGCCTAGCAATCAATTGTTCTTGGGGGTCAGTTTTTTGTTCAATACTCCATTCAATAGTTTTAATATCAGCAAAACTGAAAAATATAGTACACCGTGAGGGTTCACCATCTCTCCCAGCCCTACCTGATTCTTGATAGTAACTCTCCAAATTACGGGGAATATCAAAGTGAACAACTAACCGCACATCAGGTTTATTAATCCCCATCCCAAAAGCGATAGTCGCCACCATCACCCGCACATCATCCCGAATAAATCGCGTTTGATTTTTACTACGTTCATCATCAGGTAATCCGGCATGATATGACAAAGCAGACACCTTATCATTTTGTAGTTTAAAGGTAAGTTCTTCAACCTTTTTACGAGTTAAACAATAAATAATAGTTGAACCTTCACTATCTCGAATTAATTCTAATAATTCAGCGTAAGCCTGTTTACTTTTAGGACGGACTTCGTAATAAAGATTTTGCCGATTAAAGCTAGCCAGGTGAATACTCGGCTGTTTTAATCCTAATTGTTGAATAATATCAGCCCGGACGCGATCTGTAGCTGTAGCGGTAAGGGCGAGAACAGGAATATTCGGGTAACGCTTCCGCAGAGACTTCAACTGACGATATTCTGGACGAAAATCATGTCCCCACTCAGAAACACAATGGGCTTCATCGATTGCAAAGATAGAAATCCCGACTTTTTCATTAACTAAATCGACAAACGGGAGAAACCTGTCACTCAAAAGACGTTCAGGGGCAACGTAGAGTAACCTTACCTTACCATTAAGAATGGCTTCTTCCCGCGATCGCACCTGATACGCATTCAAACTACTATTGAGGAACGTAGCCGAGATATTATTATTTCGCAATGCTTCTACTTGGTCTTGCATCAAAGCAATCAACGGCGAAACCACTACAGTTAGCCCCGTTTTCATCAGTGCAGGTAACTGAAAGCACAGAGACTTACCTCCACCCGTAGGCATGATCACCATTAAATCCCGATTTTGCAGCGCATCTTCAATAACTTGCCGTTGTCCAGGACGGAACTGATCATAACCGAAGTG from Nostoc sp. UHCC 0870 includes these protein-coding regions:
- a CDS encoding AMP-dependent synthetase/ligase — translated: MVSIQPGSSLLANISKQESLSIQRLVDYTNVESLPEIWPLAAQKFGNIVALHNPHAKPEVKITYSQLAEKIQQFAAGLQVLGVQLGDRLSLIADNSPRWFIADQGIITAGGVDAVRSSQAEREELLYIVAHSGSKALVIEDLKTLQRLRDRLNDLPIEFIILLSDETPPAEETIKILNFPQLIELGANHTLVKVKQTSENLATLIYTSGTTGKPKGVMLSHGNLLHQVKTIGTVVQPQPGDIALSILPTWHSYERSGEYFLLSQGCTQVYTNLRSVKKDLKEFKPHYMIAVPRLWESIHEGVQKQFREQPAKKQRLIYSLLGASERYIKAKRVAQRLSLDHFHVSSVGRLGAKILASALFPLHALGERLVYAKVREATGGRIKHVISGGGALPRHIDNFFEIVGVEILQGYGLTETSPVTNARRPWHNLRGSSGQPIPGTEVKIVDPETRRPLADGQRGLVLLRGPQIMQGYYQNPEATAKVIDAEGWFDSGDLGWITPYNDLVLTGRAKDTIVLTNGENIEPQPIEDACLRSPYIDQIMLVGQDQRCIGALIVPNLEALEKWAEGQNLTLVTQDDNLTSSSSKTITLESKMIQDLFRQELNREVQNRPGYRPDDRVGPFRLILEPFSMENGLMTQTLKIRRHVVMERYHDMIAAMFA
- the recQ gene encoding DNA helicase RecQ yields the protein MLQYPHLEQALKYHFGYDQFRPGQRQVIEDALQNRDLMVIMPTGGGKSLCFQLPALMKTGLTVVVSPLIALMQDQVEALRNNNISATFLNSSLNAYQVRSREEAILNGKVRLLYVAPERLLSDRFLPFVDLVNEKVGISIFAIDEAHCVSEWGHDFRPEYRQLKSLRKRYPNIPVLALTATATDRVRADIIQQLGLKQPSIHLASFNRQNLYYEVRPKSKQAYAELLELIRDSEGSTIIYCLTRKKVEELTFKLQNDKVSALSYHAGLPDDERSKNQTRFIRDDVRVMVATIAFGMGINKPDVRLVVHFDIPRNLESYYQESGRAGRDGEPSRCTIFFSFADIKTIEWSIEQKTDPQEQLIARQQLRQMIDYAEGTDCRRTIQLGYFGERFAGNCGNCDNCRHPKPLEDWTIEAMKFLSCVARCKERFGMLHVIDVLRGAKKDKILQYEHDKLSTYGIGKDRTVDEWRMLGRSLLHQGLLEQTSDGYSVLKLNALSWEVMRRQRQVMLSVPLVQKLSVVKENPKAEVAEALLHRLRSLRKQLADEQSVPPYVVFHDSTLKLMAQVQPKNMTEFGKLSGVGSHKLAQYGETFLTEIRAYRQEQNPTTQPVNSTSSSSSVSGSELQTLQLHQQGLNIAQIAQKRNLSPSTIASHLEKLIEKNQPVDLNQLVPLEHQQKIWQVLEVLGDLALTPIKEQLGESYTFNEIRLVREKWRRQNRK